The genomic DNA AATATTCCAGCCCAAACAGCATTAAATCAACTTAAAGATCGCATGGAGCCAAAAGGAGACTTTACTTTTTTTAGTGATGTCACAACTAATTCTTCAATTGATTTTACAGATCCATCTAAATTTGCCAATGCACAAGAAGTTTTAGGAGGCGTTAATAATTCCATTCTTGATAATTTCGGTGGAGAATATATTTTTAATAATAATGAAGTACGATTGATGTCTCAAGCAGGAACCGACAAAAATGTAATCATCGCTTATGGGAAAAACTTGACGGATATTAATCAAGAAGAATCTATTGAAAGTACTTACACTTCAATATATGGTTGGGCAAAAATCGGAAGTGGTGAAGAGGAGAAAATCATCACTTTACCTGAAACATATTTAGATAGCGATTATGTTGATAATTACTCACAACGTCGGATACAGATGGTTGATTTTAGTGACAAAGAACCAACTGATGTTGACTCACTAAGGACGTTAGTTAAAAACTATATAAAAAATAATAAAGTCGGGATTCCAAAAGTTTCAATTAAAGCAAGTTTTGTTGATCTTTCTAGCTCAGTATCAGAGGAACAATTAAAAAATTTAGAATCAATCGATTTGTGTGATTGGGTAACGATTGTATTTAATCAACTGGGAATCAATACCTCTGCTCAAATTGTTAAGACTGTATGGGATGTATCACTTAATAGATACGACTCAGTGGAATTAGGAGAAGCTAGAACTGATTTTTCCAAGGTATTAGATGATTCTCAACAAAATATAAATAATATCAATGATAAGGTTTCAGACTTAGAAAAAGCACAAGATGAAGCATCCAATATCATAAAAAATCCAGGTAAAGGTAACGTAGTGATTTATCCGAGTCTTGCTGATCCACAAGAATTCTTAATTATGGATACTAAGGATATTAATACAGCAACTGAGGTATGGCGGTGGAATGCTGGTGGTCTTGGTTTTAGTTCTACTGGTTATAATGGAACTTATGAATTAGCAATGACTAATAATGGCGCTATTGTAGCGGATAGAATGACTACAGGAACTTTACGAGCAATAAATATTATAGGAGTCTCTATTTCTGGGAGTACATTTGAAACAACTGGGAGCAACGGTAAAATAATGATTTCTGGTGGCAAGATACAATTCCAAGATCGTACTGGAAAAGAATTCGGATCGTTTTATCCAGTGAATGTAAATAATGATTCTTTGGCCATGGATTTAAATTCTAAAAGCGATATAAATATAAACGCTGGAGAATCAGTAAAACGTACAGAATTTTCGTTAGGTCATGGATATCCTGCTGATTCGCCAACGACTAGTTTAGTTGGTGTTCAAGTACCTGTGTGGCTACATTATACAAATGGAAGTACTGTTCAAGGTGGTGTCGAGGTAAGCTCTGAAGGGGTGTACTTACGAGGTGGCACAAATATTGAAACTTATTTAAGTGTTGCTAATAATTCTACTATTGATTTTTACTCCTCTTTTGATATGCACGGCTTCCCAATGCTAACTCAATCAGATATTCGTTTAAAAGAAAATATTACAGCTACTGATGTTGATGGAATAGAAGAAACAAAGAAATTAGAATTCTTTGATTTTAAAAGAAAACAAAACTATCAAAGCAAGGACCCTAAAAAACAACCAAATGACTCAAGGGAGTTAGGTTTAATTGCTCAGTACTCGCCATTTCTTTGTGCTGAAAGCGAAAAAGATCATTATTTACGAATTGATATGAGTAAACAGATTATGTTAAACAGTCTAACTAATAAGCAATTGATTGAGAAAATCGAATCGTTAGAAAGTCAGATGGGATATAGAAAGAAAAATCAGCGTAAGTATCATAAAGGAGGTTTGCAATGATTAATACCATATTAAATCTTGATTTTTCCAAAAATCCTAATATGCAACCTATTATTTATGGGCGTGTAGGAGATCAAGGGTTACAGACAGTTACAGTCAATATTTTTAGAAACGGAGCACCTGTTGATTTATCAGTAGGTGTTTTATCTTTTGAAGGAGTAACTAGTCGCAATCAAACGAAAGTCTTTGATTCGTATAATATTAACAGCACAGAAGAAGGATTAAAAAAAGGGACTTTTGAGTACACATTTCCTAGTGAAGCATTTGCTGTAACTGGAAAATATGAACGTGCCTACTTTTCTATTACTTCTGGAGATAGTCGAGATACGACAGCAGACTTTGAAATTATTGTATTAGGGAATGCAGATATCAATGCCTCTGAAGCTGAAACGGTTATAACTGAATACAATAAGTTGATTGAAGAATTACAGAAACTTCAAAATGAGTATATAGAAGAAACTGATACGACGTTTGCATCAATTCAGGGGCGAATCACCAATTTAGAAAATACAATAGAGAGTTATAAGAATGATGTTAGTAATACACAAACTGAAGTTTTAGCGACAATCGATGAAGCTCTAAAAGAATTTCAGAGTAGCGACTTTTATACGAAAACAGAGGCTGATGAAAATTTCGCAACCCAAGTTAGTTTGGAAAATGGGGCATTAGTCTTTAAGAATACTTATATCTCCAGTCAAGATTGGAATGACATTCAAGATGTAGGTATTTATTACTGTGCAGGTTCTTCTGGTGAGAATATGCCAACAAGTGGACCATTGTACGGCTATTTAACGGTTAAAAAAATCACTACTGTTACTCAGCAGACATTTGAAACTGGATTATCTGTTTATATCCGATCACTCACCGGTAATCCTCAAACATGGAGTAATTGGCATGAAATTGCTTTGACTGAAAAAACAGTAAATTTATCAGAAGATCAAGAAGTTGATGGCACAAAGAATTTTCTAAAACAACCTTTATTTAATGGCAAAAGCTTAGCCCAAGAAGTTTTTGGTGTAACTCTGCATGGCGGTAAACTGGAAGGAGTGCCCGTTAAGGATGGAACCACATTAAATTGGGGCGAACCTTACTCTTATGATAATGAACGATCAAAAAATAATGACTTATTTACAGTATCAGATGATACTAAAACATTAACTATTTTAAAAGATTGTACGCTTCAATTCATTGGCAAATTTACTTGTCAGACTAATCATGCTGATTATTACGCCTACTTAGGTATGCGAGTTAATGGAGAAGATGATTGGCGTGCAGCTGGAATCGGAGGGAATTTGAACTGGCGTAACGATGTTGGCTGGATAATGGTAAGAGAATTTAAAACTGGGGATGAAGTGACCTTAGTGACAGGAACTAATTATTCCACTGATTCGGTAAACGCATGGGGTGTGGATCAAGTATATATAAAAGAAGTAATCAGAGCATAAGAAGATATGATGACTTAGTTAGAGCAAAAAGAGATATAAATAAAGGTCAGAGCGCGTATTTTATAGGCGCTTTTTTGTCTATGAAGGTAGGTGAATAGGTTGTCCAATCAAGAAGAAACGATGTGGGTTGAAGTTCTACAACGTTTAGCAAGAATCGAAGAGAATACAAAACATCTTGATACAGTTACGGAAAATGCTAGACAGGCGTTATCCATAGCGAAAGAAAATGAAAAAGCGATTCGAGAAATCAAAGAAAGTCAACGGAGGGCTTGGCGTACGATTGCTGGTATGTTGAGTTCTGTTGGTGCTTCACTCATTGTGTATTTGGTGACTAAATTTTTGGGAGGTTAAGAGATGATTTTACCTGACAAGTATTACAACAAAATCAAATGGGCAGTACTTACTGTTTTACCAGCTGCCTCAATGTTAGTGACTACACTAGGGAAAGCTTATGGATGGGAAGGAACAGATTTAGCTGTTTTTACGATAAATTCCATTACAACATTTTTAGGTGTAGTAACTGGTGTTTCAGCGTATAACTCAAAAAAATAGGAGGAATAAGATGAAAAAGAAGATTTTTGTAGGAGCTCTTGTAGCTCTTTTTTTGTTGCCTGTGAATGTCTTTGCTGCCAAAGGAGACCAAGGTGTCGATTGGGCGATTTATCAAGGAGAAACAGGACGTTTTGGTTACGATAGCGATAAATTTGTAATCGCTCAAATTGGTGGCTACAATGCGAATGGATTGTATACTCAATGGACTTATCCCACTCAAGTAGCTTCAGCAATTGCACAAGGGAAAAGGGCGCATACTTATATCTGGTATGATACCTATGGAAACATGGATATCGCTAAACAGACAATGGATTATTTCTTGCCTAAGATTCAAACACCGAAAGGATCAATTGTAGCCTTAGATTTTGAACATGGAGCAATCAATGACAAGAAAGCCAATACTGATACGATTCTTTATGGAATGCGTAGAATCAAAGAAGCTGGGTACACACCAATGTACTACTCCTATAAACCTTTCACGCTTCAATATGTCGATTATCAACGGATTCTAAAAGAATTCCCTAATTCTCTATGGATTGCGGCATATGCGTCTAATTCTGTGACGAATACTCCAAATTATAACTACTTCCCAACAATGGATGGAGTGGCAATTTGGCAGTTTACTTCGAACTATATTGCAGGGGGCTTGGATGGAAATGTCGATTTAACAGGAGTCACTGATAATGGTTATACTAATTCAGATAAACCACAAACAGAAACGCCAGCAATCAATGCAGGTGAAGAAACAAGTGAAACACCAAAATCAGAGATCAAAGTTGGCGATACAGTTAAGGTGAATTTCTCAGCTAATCAGTGGGTGACTGGCGAGACTATCCCACAATGGGTGAAAGGTGAAAGCTACAAGGTTCGACAAGTAGATGGGAATAAAATCTTGCTTGCTGATATTCTTTCTTGGATCGATAAATCTAATGTGGAACTTTTACCAGATTCCACGACTGTTGCACAACAACCCTCAACTACAACGCACATTGTACAATACGGAGAAACCTTGTCATCAATCGCCACTCAGTATGGCACAACGTACCAAGCTTTAGCTTCCTTGAATGGATTAAGTAATCCAAACATGATTTATGCTGGTCAAGTGTTAAAAGTAAGTGGCGCAGTAAGCACTACTAGAACATATACGGTCCAATATGGCGATAATCTTTCGTCAATTGCGACTAAGCTAGGAACAACCTACCAATCACTAGCACAACAAAATGGATTATCAAATCCTAATCTAATTTATCCAGGACAAGTATTAAACTATTAAAAATAGCCCCTCGATTTCGAGGGGCAGTACATAAATTAATTAATAGCTTAAACCTATTTCTTCAGGATTTATAAACAAACTTTTTTTAAAATTATATCTTTGATGTTCAACTCTAGTGTTGGGAACATCGGTAATGATATCAAATAAGAAATAAACATTAGACTTAGTTTTAGATTTTGAAGCCGGTAGAGTAAAATAGTTTTTGTCAGATTCATATAAGTGAATCAACAACTTGTTTTCAATCAAGCAAAATTCAATATTATTATTCCAATACTTATAAAGTTCTCTTTCAAATTTCTTTTTTGGATCATAGCTAATCCAAAGTAGCCTATTTTTATATAGAATCATAAGAATCTCCCCCACTTGTGAATTATACGAACGAATGTTCATTCTGTAAATATGGAGTGAAGATAATCGACTTTGACTATACTTTGATTGTATTTATAGAAGAAAACTGCAAAAAGCTGACAAAAGCATATTACCAAAATTCCTTATAAATTATGCAATAAAAAACGTAGCAGAGTGTCGATGATAATCAAACACCAAGTGTCTGTTTATCCAGTAGCTCAAGAAGCTTAATGAACAGTTGGCTCTATTCCTTGCCTAGCGAGGGATAGAGTTTTTTCATTTTTTCTGAATCACTAATGATTTCCGGCTCAAACAGAGTCAGGCTTTTTTTGCGTTGGGAGAATGACTGGCTGTAAAAATAGTTGGTTTACTATTTTCGCTAGTTCTAACTGGAAAAGATATCCCGCAAAGTAAAAAAGAGGTAATCGTTTTCTGTTATCTGAAAAAATAGTATACGTTTAGACTTGTCTAAATTGCTTAATAAATAAACAACAAATGTTCTTTTTTGTTTTAAGCGTATCTTGTTTTCTTTTTGATATAAATAGTTGACGAATAGTGATTAAATCAATAGTATTAGGTTTTAAGGACAAGAGAAGAGGGGCGAAAATATTGGCAAAACGAATTGACCGAATTTATACGTATGTCAAAGAAAAGACCGCTCATTTATCTATAGAAGAAAATGATCAAGGTGTAACGACCCAAGAGATTGCGGAAGTTTTGGGTATCCAGCGTACTAATAGCAGTAAAGATCTCAACAAATTGGTGCGTGAAGGAAAGTTGAAGAAAACCGATGGTCGTCCGGTTCGGTATGTCTATCAAGAAAGTCCAATCATTGAAAAGCCATTATCCAAATACGTACCTAGTTATAAAGAAGAATTGACTCACGTGAAAAAACCGAGTCTTCAAGTAGATACGAAAGATATTTTTGCCAAAATCATTGGAGCGAATGGTAGTATGAAAAACTCAGTGGAACAAGCAAAAGCCGCCATTTTGTATCCTCCCAGAGGGTTGAACTGTTTGATCACTGGACCGACTGGTTCTGGAAAGACTTATTTTGCTCATGCGATGTTTCATTTTGCTAAAACCAACCATGTGGTGGAAGAAGATACAGAGTTGATCGTCTTTAACTGTGCGGACTATGCTAATAACCCTGAATTACTGATGAGTCATCTTTTCGGGTATGTCAAAGGTGCGTTTACAGGTGCGGAAGAAGAGAAAATGGGAATCATTGATCAAGCGGACGGCGGGATGCTTTTCTTGGATGAAATTCATCGACTCCCACCTGAAGGACAAGAAATGATTTTTTATTTTATGGACCATGGTACCTATAGCCGATTGGGTGAAACAACGAAATCTCATGAAGCGAATGTTCGGATCGTCGGTGCAACGACTGAAGATCCAGGTTCGGCACTACTTGAGACATTTGTGCGCCGTATTCCGATCAATATCAAGTTACCTGCTTTTGATCGACGTCCAGCGAATGAAAAAATCGATTTAGTCAAGATCATGATTGCTCACGAAGCGAATCGTACGCAAAGAAAAATTTCTTTAACAGAAGATGTTGTGAAAGCGCTAATAGGCAGTGTTACTTATGGAAACATTGGACAGTTGAAGTCGAATATCCAATTGGTATGTGCGCGAGGATTTCTAAACCATATGAACAAACCTGAAATATCGATTACGATCGATGATTTAACTGAAGGGATTCGTAGTGGGTTGATTCAACTAGCAAGTAATCGAAAAGAGATGGCAGAGTTATCCAAGATACTTGATCCTAAAATCACCGTTTTTCCGAACGATGATGTGATGCAGTTGCAGGCAGACTCTTATGAGTTGCCTTATAATCTTTACGACATTATTGGTGATAAAGCTGCTTTGCTCAAGTCAGATGGCTTGGACCAAGAAGCAATCAATCATTTTATCTCAACAGATATCAATATCCATTTAAAGTCATTCTATAAAGATCACGGTTTTTCATTTAATGCAGATAATAAGTTGGCGGAATTTGTCGATCCTAAAATCATTGAAGTAACGAATCAGATTTATCTCATGGTGAAGCAATCTTTGCCATACGAGTTTCAACAAAATTTTATTTATGCGATGAGTCTGCATATCAGTTCTTTTCTAAAACGAATCCATTTAGGAGAAGAACGGCATACGAATGATAATATCCGAGAAATGGCCATTGATTTTCCTGAGGAATACGCACTGGCGAAAGAAGTACGGCAACATATCGAAATGTATTTCCAAGTGGAAATCCCAGAAAGTGAAGATTACTATTTAACTGTATTGCTTGTTTCATTACGAGCCAATCAAGCAAGTGGTCGAATCGGGGTCGTTGTGGCTGCACATGGCAATAGTACCGCAAGCAGTATGGTGCAAGTGGTTCAACAGTTGCTAGATGCGGATAACGTCCGGGCGGTGGATATGCCACTAGACATGGACCCGAAAACTGCTTTAAGTCGGATTGAGCGGAGTGTGCAAGAAGTAGATGAGGGAAGTGGTACGATTCTTCTGGTGGACATGGGTTCGCTTGCGTCTTTCAATGCTCAGATACAGCAAGATACGGGTATCCCTGTCCGAACAGTCGATATGGTCACGACTTCTTTAGTTTTAGAAACAGTACGTAAAGTGTCGGTGCTGGGAACAGATCTTGACTTGCTTTATGAATCCTTGAAGAATTTCCGAGGGTATGCTGAAGTCTCAAGTGGAAATGTTGCAGAAGCGGACGACAAGCAACGAAAAGCCGTAGTGGCCATCTGTGCCTCAGGAGAGGGAACAGCACAGCGAATCAAATCGTTGATCGAGCGTGCAGTCAGTAAAAGACAAGAAGCTCAATTGGAAGTGATTGCTTTGTCTATCGTCGATTTGAAAACTAAGCTACCAAAGATCCAAAAAAATTACCAAATCATTGCGACGACTGGGATCACGGACCCGCATATCGATGCACCATTCATTCCTTTGGAAAGATTTATTGATCAAAACATTGAGGTGATTTTAGATCAATTACTGTTAGAGTCAGAGTTAGATGAAACCGAAGATGTTTTATTAAATGAAGAAACAGCCAAAAGTACATGTGTGTCATTTATCGCAGATAATTTTACATTTATCAATGGAGAAAAGTTAATCGATCCTCTATGGAAATTTGCAGATGGGTTAATGGATTCAGCAAGCATTGATGTAAAAGAATACGGATTTATGATCAACCTTGTTCTACATGCGGCGGGAATGATTGAACGTGTCATCTTAAATGAACCGCTCTCTTTAGAAAATCAAGATAATCGTTCGATTAAAAACGATCCGCTCTATGTTAAAATTGTTAAGCCACTAAATGATTTAGAAGAAAAGATCAAAGTCAAGTTTCCGTTAGAAGAAGTGTATTATCTATTGAAAATGATCACTAACCATTTAGAGAAAAAAGAATACACTAATGAAGATATACACAAAAACGATACACTAAAATAGTGTGTCGTTTTTGTGTATTGTATAAGAAACCATTAAATAAAGCAGTGTATCTTTTAAAAGTTGGCACGGTTCTTGCTTTTAATAAAGTGTGCTTAACGGAAATTCTTCCGACAGAAGTGGGGAGATGTTTTGAGTAGTGATTTAATAAAAAGGAGATTTACGAATGGATATTCGATTAGCACGTATAGATGATCGTTTGATCCATGGGCAAGTTGCAACTGTCTGGTCTAAATTGACTGGCGTTGAACGTATCATCGTCATAAGTGACGTAGTAGCGAAAGACAAGTTAAGAAAGTTTCTTTTAAAAGAAGCTGCTCCACCAGGGATCATGGCAAATGTCATCACTGTTGAAAAGATGATCCAGATCTTTGAGAGTGGACTCTTAGCGCGAACGAAAGTGATGCTTTTATTTACTAATCCTAAAGACGTTGAGAAAATTGTCCGAAGTGGTGTCCGAATTGATTCTCTAAATATCGGGGGAATGAGTTTTTCTGAAGGGAAGACCATGATCACAAATTTTGTGTCCGTCGATCAACGAGATATCGAAGCCTTTCATTTTTTGGATGGTCAAGGTGTGGAGTTGGAGATTCGGAAGGTGCCTGCTGATCGGAAAATCTTTTTAATGGAATTACTGACCAAAGCCAAGAAAGCATAAAATTGTTGTTGCGTAACGGTCAAATGTATCTGTTGTCAAAGGCAAGCACTTATTTTTATTTTTGATTTTGTTACAACAAAAAGAAGTAGGAGGTATAAATATGGTAGGGATTATCCTAGCAAGTCATGGGCAATTTGCTGAAGGAATCTTACAGTCGGGTTCAATGATCTTTGGCGAACAAGAAAACGTCAAAGCTGTTGTTTTACAACCGAGTGAAGGTCCAGATGACTTGAGAGCCAAATTAGAAGAAGCAGTCGCTTCCTTCGATAACCAAGACGAAGTCTTATTCTTAGTTGATTTATGGGGCGGAACACCGTTCAATCAATCAAACACATTATTTGAAGAACACAAAGATAAGTGGGCAATCGTAAGTGGTTTGAACTTGCCTATGCTGATCGAAGCATATGCTTCACGTTTTTCAATGGAATCAGCACATGAAATTGCTGCTCATATCATTGAAACAGCAAAAGAAGGCGTGAAAGTCAAACCGGAAGAATTAGAACCAGTAGTAGAAACAAAAGCTGCGGCACAAGAAGCTGCACCTTCAGGAACACCTGGTAAGTTCACTTATGTTTTAGCACGTATTGATTCACGTTTGTTGCATGGACAAGTAGCAACTGCTTGGACAAAAACAACAAATCCAACACGGATCATCGTTGTATCTGATGCTGTAGCAAAAGATGAGTTACGCAAAAAATTGATTCAACAAGCTGCGCCTCCTGGTGTAAAAGCACACGTTGTACCAGTTGAACAAATGATCAAACTTGCAAAAGATGATCAACATTTTGGCGGCCAACGCGCATTGCTATTGTTTGAAAATCCTCAAGATGTCGTACGTGCAGTTGAAGGTGGCGTACCATTAGAAACAGTGAACGTCGGATCAATGGCGCATTCTCCAGGTAAAGTACAACCAAATAAAGTACTTGCTTTCAGTCAAGACGATATTGATTCATTCAATAAATTGAAAGAATCTGGCGTGAAATTCGATGTACGTAAAGTACCGAATGACTCTAAAGGAAACATGGATGAAATTTTGAAAAAAGCGCAAGATGAATTA from Enterococcus mundtii includes the following:
- a CDS encoding phage tail spike protein, which encodes MSTIILHEKKDNNWSSLGIGPLTDAINPIVTREKNGIYELMFNYPVNAPLYTEIKLGRWIVADAGPTSQAKSQRFEISEITKPINGIVTVYCEHYRYQLLRSIVKLGSKFDNIPAQTALNQLKDRMEPKGDFTFFSDVTTNSSIDFTDPSKFANAQEVLGGVNNSILDNFGGEYIFNNNEVRLMSQAGTDKNVIIAYGKNLTDINQEESIESTYTSIYGWAKIGSGEEEKIITLPETYLDSDYVDNYSQRRIQMVDFSDKEPTDVDSLRTLVKNYIKNNKVGIPKVSIKASFVDLSSSVSEEQLKNLESIDLCDWVTIVFNQLGINTSAQIVKTVWDVSLNRYDSVELGEARTDFSKVLDDSQQNINNINDKVSDLEKAQDEASNIIKNPGKGNVVIYPSLADPQEFLIMDTKDINTATEVWRWNAGGLGFSSTGYNGTYELAMTNNGAIVADRMTTGTLRAINIIGVSISGSTFETTGSNGKIMISGGKIQFQDRTGKEFGSFYPVNVNNDSLAMDLNSKSDININAGESVKRTEFSLGHGYPADSPTTSLVGVQVPVWLHYTNGSTVQGGVEVSSEGVYLRGGTNIETYLSVANNSTIDFYSSFDMHGFPMLTQSDIRLKENITATDVDGIEETKKLEFFDFKRKQNYQSKDPKKQPNDSRELGLIAQYSPFLCAESEKDHYLRIDMSKQIMLNSLTNKQLIEKIESLESQMGYRKKNQRKYHKGGLQ
- a CDS encoding DUF5960 family protein: MILYKNRLLWISYDPKKKFERELYKYWNNNIEFCLIENKLLIHLYESDKNYFTLPASKSKTKSNVYFLFDIITDVPNTRVEHQRYNFKKSLFINPEEIGLSY
- a CDS encoding BppU family phage baseplate upper protein; translated protein: MINTILNLDFSKNPNMQPIIYGRVGDQGLQTVTVNIFRNGAPVDLSVGVLSFEGVTSRNQTKVFDSYNINSTEEGLKKGTFEYTFPSEAFAVTGKYERAYFSITSGDSRDTTADFEIIVLGNADINASEAETVITEYNKLIEELQKLQNEYIEETDTTFASIQGRITNLENTIESYKNDVSNTQTEVLATIDEALKEFQSSDFYTKTEADENFATQVSLENGALVFKNTYISSQDWNDIQDVGIYYCAGSSGENMPTSGPLYGYLTVKKITTVTQQTFETGLSVYIRSLTGNPQTWSNWHEIALTEKTVNLSEDQEVDGTKNFLKQPLFNGKSLAQEVFGVTLHGGKLEGVPVKDGTTLNWGEPYSYDNERSKNNDLFTVSDDTKTLTILKDCTLQFIGKFTCQTNHADYYAYLGMRVNGEDDWRAAGIGGNLNWRNDVGWIMVREFKTGDEVTLVTGTNYSTDSVNAWGVDQVYIKEVIRA
- a CDS encoding mannose/fructose/sorbose PTS transporter subunit IIB; translated protein: MDIRLARIDDRLIHGQVATVWSKLTGVERIIVISDVVAKDKLRKFLLKEAAPPGIMANVITVEKMIQIFESGLLARTKVMLLFTNPKDVEKIVRSGVRIDSLNIGGMSFSEGKTMITNFVSVDQRDIEAFHFLDGQGVELEIRKVPADRKIFLMELLTKAKKA
- a CDS encoding LysM peptidoglycan-binding domain-containing protein — encoded protein: MKKKIFVGALVALFLLPVNVFAAKGDQGVDWAIYQGETGRFGYDSDKFVIAQIGGYNANGLYTQWTYPTQVASAIAQGKRAHTYIWYDTYGNMDIAKQTMDYFLPKIQTPKGSIVALDFEHGAINDKKANTDTILYGMRRIKEAGYTPMYYSYKPFTLQYVDYQRILKEFPNSLWIAAYASNSVTNTPNYNYFPTMDGVAIWQFTSNYIAGGLDGNVDLTGVTDNGYTNSDKPQTETPAINAGEETSETPKSEIKVGDTVKVNFSANQWVTGETIPQWVKGESYKVRQVDGNKILLADILSWIDKSNVELLPDSTTVAQQPSTTTHIVQYGETLSSIATQYGTTYQALASLNGLSNPNMIYAGQVLKVSGAVSTTRTYTVQYGDNLSSIATKLGTTYQSLAQQNGLSNPNLIYPGQVLNY
- a CDS encoding sigma-54-dependent transcriptional regulator; this encodes MAKRIDRIYTYVKEKTAHLSIEENDQGVTTQEIAEVLGIQRTNSSKDLNKLVREGKLKKTDGRPVRYVYQESPIIEKPLSKYVPSYKEELTHVKKPSLQVDTKDIFAKIIGANGSMKNSVEQAKAAILYPPRGLNCLITGPTGSGKTYFAHAMFHFAKTNHVVEEDTELIVFNCADYANNPELLMSHLFGYVKGAFTGAEEEKMGIIDQADGGMLFLDEIHRLPPEGQEMIFYFMDHGTYSRLGETTKSHEANVRIVGATTEDPGSALLETFVRRIPINIKLPAFDRRPANEKIDLVKIMIAHEANRTQRKISLTEDVVKALIGSVTYGNIGQLKSNIQLVCARGFLNHMNKPEISITIDDLTEGIRSGLIQLASNRKEMAELSKILDPKITVFPNDDVMQLQADSYELPYNLYDIIGDKAALLKSDGLDQEAINHFISTDINIHLKSFYKDHGFSFNADNKLAEFVDPKIIEVTNQIYLMVKQSLPYEFQQNFIYAMSLHISSFLKRIHLGEERHTNDNIREMAIDFPEEYALAKEVRQHIEMYFQVEIPESEDYYLTVLLVSLRANQASGRIGVVVAAHGNSTASSMVQVVQQLLDADNVRAVDMPLDMDPKTALSRIERSVQEVDEGSGTILLVDMGSLASFNAQIQQDTGIPVRTVDMVTTSLVLETVRKVSVLGTDLDLLYESLKNFRGYAEVSSGNVAEADDKQRKAVVAICASGEGTAQRIKSLIERAVSKRQEAQLEVIALSIVDLKTKLPKIQKNYQIIATTGITDPHIDAPFIPLERFIDQNIEVILDQLLLESELDETEDVLLNEETAKSTCVSFIADNFTFINGEKLIDPLWKFADGLMDSASIDVKEYGFMINLVLHAAGMIERVILNEPLSLENQDNRSIKNDPLYVKIVKPLNDLEEKIKVKFPLEEVYYLLKMITNHLEKKEYTNEDIHKNDTLK
- a CDS encoding phage holin, coding for MILPDKYYNKIKWAVLTVLPAASMLVTTLGKAYGWEGTDLAVFTINSITTFLGVVTGVSAYNSKK
- a CDS encoding hemolysin XhlA family protein, yielding MSNQEETMWVEVLQRLARIEENTKHLDTVTENARQALSIAKENEKAIREIKESQRRAWRTIAGMLSSVGASLIVYLVTKFLGG
- a CDS encoding mannose/fructose/sorbose PTS transporter subunit IIA; translated protein: MVGIILASHGQFAEGILQSGSMIFGEQENVKAVVLQPSEGPDDLRAKLEEAVASFDNQDEVLFLVDLWGGTPFNQSNTLFEEHKDKWAIVSGLNLPMLIEAYASRFSMESAHEIAAHIIETAKEGVKVKPEELEPVVETKAAAQEAAPSGTPGKFTYVLARIDSRLLHGQVATAWTKTTNPTRIIVVSDAVAKDELRKKLIQQAAPPGVKAHVVPVEQMIKLAKDDQHFGGQRALLLFENPQDVVRAVEGGVPLETVNVGSMAHSPGKVQPNKVLAFSQDDIDSFNKLKESGVKFDVRKVPNDSKGNMDEILKKAQDELKNRA